The segment GTCATGGCGTTTGCCGTCAGGGTCCCGGTCTTGTCGAGGCAGAGCGAGGTGACGCTGCCGAGGGCCTCGAGGGCCCCGATCTGGCGAAGGCGCAGGCCCTGCCTGGCCAGGCGGTCGGCACCCGCGGCCAGCGCCAGGGTCGCCACCGTCGGCAGGCCCTCGGGGATGGCCGCGATCGCGAGGACCACGGCGGTCTCGAGCAGGGGCCAGAACGGCTGCTTTTGCCAGAGGCCGAGCGTGACGATCACGGCGGCCACCGCCGCCACCGTCCAGACCAGATAGCGCCCCAGCACGTCGAGGCGCTCGGTGAGGGGGATGGTGGGCCGCGCGGTCTCGCTCAGCAGGCGCCCGATCTTGCCGACCTCCGAGCGAGGGCCGGTGGCCGTGACCAGGAGGGTGCCGCTGCCGATCGTGACCATGGTCCCGGCGAAGGCCTCGTTGCGGCGCTCGGAGAGGGACAGGGTCTCGGCCGGGAGGGGAGGCGCCTGCTTGGCGACCGCCGCAGACTCCCCGGTCAAGAGCGACTCGTCGGCCGAGAAGGAGCCCGCCAGGATGCGGCCGTCGGCGGGGATGCGATCGCCCGCCTCGATGAGGACCACGTCGCCCGGCACCAGCTGCTCGCTGTCGATCTCGAGGACGTTGCCTGCGCGGCGCACCCGCGCCCTCGGGGCGGTGAGGGCCTGGATCGAGGCGATGTCGCGCTCGGCCTGGTAATCCATGACGAAGCCGACCACCGCGTTGAGGACCAAAGCGGCGAGGATCGCCAGCGCGTCCGCCGCCTCGCCCAGCAGCCACGAGATCACCGCCGCCGCCGAAAGCAGCAGGACGATGAAGTTCGTGACCTGGCGCAGGGCGAGAGTCAGGAGCGACGGCGGCTCCACGCGCGGCAGGGCGTTGGGGCCGAAGCGCCCCAGCCGCTCGGCGACCTGGGCCGCGTCCAGGCCGCGATCCGGCTGGACGTCCAGGCGGTGGGCCGCCGCCTCGGGGGTCAGGACATGCCAGGGGGGGGCAGGAGAATCCATGCCGTCCTCCTATTTCGAACCACCGAACCGGGGCCATTATCCCACACGGACAATGGCCCCCTGCCGGCTAGTCCTGACGGCGGGCGAGCACCCCGAGGGCGCCGAGCACCCCCAGTCCGCTGACGCTGAGCGGCGCGAGGGGAGGGAGGTGCTCCTCTTCCTCGCCCTTCTCGCCGTTCTCGCCGTTCTCGCCCCTCTTCTCCTCGTCCTCCTCCTCGGCGTGCGCGGCCGTCTGGCCGTCGACCCAGCGCGCCAGGCGCGTCACCGCGGCGTGCTCCTCCTCGTCCTCGTGGTGGAAGAGGTGGAAGTAGGTCCCCACCACGCCGGTGAAGGCGACCGCCACAAGGCCGGCCGCAAGGGCCGTGCGCGCCTTGCCCTGGGCCTTGATCCCCACCAGGGCCAGGACCGCCCCCACGCCGGTTCCGGCGATGGCGATCAGCTGCTTGCCCTCGTCGTGGTGCATCATCAACAGCTCGATCATCACCATCGCGAACCCGGCGGCGACGCCGCCGATCACCAGCTCGCGCAGGTGAGTCCCCAGCCACTTCGACAACTTCTCGGTCATGGTTCCATCTCCTCTTAATGACGTCGCGACCCCAGCGTAGCGCGCGAGCGTGAAAAAACTGGGAAGATGGAACCGAGGCACCGCCGCGTCCGTCCATGGGATGACCGGCCCGCATCGAAAAGGAGCGCCCGCATGCGATTGGCAACCCCCATCCTGATGAGCGGCATGCTCGTGACCACCGCCCTGGCGGGCTGCTCGGGCCTGAGCGACTTCATCACCGAGCGGCAGGCGATCACCAAGGCCGAGTTCTCGTTCGAGCGCGTCGAGCTGCAGCACATGGACGTCCCCGTCGTCACCCCGAACGCCAAGGCCGATCTGCGGGTGATCCTCAAGGTCAAGAACCCCAACGCCGTGACCGCGCGCCTGGACCGGCTCGACTACGAGGTGTACATGGAGGGTCACCAGGTCGGCGCGGGCGCCATGACCGAGGACTTCTCGGTGGAGGCCGGCGGCTCCAAGGAGCTGCCCTTGCCGGTGGCCGTGCCCTACGCGGGCCTGCCCGAGCCGACCCTCCAGGCCATCCTGGCGCGCCGGGCGCAGTTCCGGATCAAGGGGATCTCTCACGTCTCGACGCCCCTCGGGCGCCTCGACTACCCCTTCGAGGTCGAGCACACCGCCACGTTCTAGGCTTCAGCCCTCGTCGATGACGCGCGCGAGGGCCTCGAAGCCCTCGATGACCCTCACGCGATCCGCGGCGTTCAGGCGATCCAGGCGCTCGGCCAGGGCCCCGTGAATCTCGGCGAGCATCGCCTGCAGCATGGCTCTCCCCTCGGGGGTGATCGCCACCTGGACGGAGCGCCGGTCCTCGGGATCCGTCCGCCTGCGCACCAGGCCGCGCTTCTCGAGCTGGTCGGCCATGGCGGTGCAGGCGCTGTTGGAGAGGGCCATCGCCGCCGCGACGTCGCTCATGCGACACTCGCCGCCCATGTTCAGCAGGCGCAGGACGCCGAGCTGCGAGGGGGTGAGCGCGCGCGCCTTGGTGGCCTCCGCCCGGCACTGCCCCAGAAAGCGGAGGACCTTGCTCAGCGGCACTTCCAGCACTTCCGCCTGGTGTTGAGTCATCGACATGCCGAGGCCTTCCCTTTCATCCACGCGATCGCCCCCTCATCTTAAGAGAAGCCCTGCACCGTGGCCAGGGACCCGAGGTGAAGCGCCAGGCAAGTTTTCGCGCCCCTGCGGGTATGGTTCCTAGTAACCGAGGAAGCATCCTCCAGGGAGCGATCGCATGAACATCTCCTTTCGCAACATCAAGAACCTGGTCCCGAACGCCCTCTCGAACGACAAGGCCCCGGCCCTCGAGACGGGCGAGACGCGCGTCGCCAAGGAGCGCGAGTACAAGGCCAAGCTCGACAAGGTGCGAGTCGCCGCCGAGACGCCCGATCTGCTCGTGGGGCCCGGCATCCCCCTGGGTGTCCTGGACAAGTCGTCCCGGCTGAGCGAGTACCGCGCGCGCTACGACCGGCCCATCGAGGCGGGGGTGCGCTTCGATGGAACCGCGGACCCCAAGGTGGAGAACGTCGAGCGCCCCGGAGGCACGGCAGACGCAAGCGCCCGGTGGGATCCCCTCGAGTTCGCCCCGCGCTTCATCTTCCAGCCCGGCGAGGACTCGCTGCCCGTCTCCCCCTCCTTCGACGGCGACGCCAACCTCGAGAACGACGCCCCAGGCAAGCTGGGCGGCAAGGACGGCGCCTACAAGGACGGCGTGATCGGCAACAAGCAGGCGCTCAGCGGCGGCTTCGCCGTCACCAAGAAGGGCGAGTACACGATCCTCTCCTACAGCTTCTACTACCCGACCAACAAGGCCGGTGATTACCACAACAAGGACTGGAGTCACGCCCAGGTCTACCTGAAGCCGGACAAGAACGGCGAGCTCAAGCCCGAGTACCTCTACACCTCGTGGCATCACGGCGGGGTGCTCACCAGGTGGGACGACCTCAAGAAGGACGAGCAGGGCAAGCCCATCGTCCAGGTCTGCCTCGGCAGCCATGCCGCATCGCCGCTCGGCAAGAACGAGTCGATCCCGACCAAGGGCCTCCAGATCCGCGGTGACGGCCAGGCGGAGTTCAACGGCAAGACCGTCCCGCACACCCTCACCTGGGACGCCTTCCAGAGCAACGTGACGAACGCCAGGCACCTGGAAGAGGGGAGCATCCCCTTCAAGGCGCGGGCGATCATCATGCAGCGCGGCGCGGTGGCCTTCGACCCGATCATGCCCGAGGCCTTCCTCAAGGAGGGCGGCTTCGGCAAGGCCGTCGCGGAGAAGGCCGAGCCCTACGTGGACAAGGCCCTGGACAAGGTGAAGGACGTCGGCAGGGACCTCATGGGCTTCTTCGTCGGCCTCTTCAACTGAGCCGGGCGGCTGGAGCCGACGAACCTCTGAGCGCTTTGCGCTAGAATGGGGGCATGGACCCTCTTCTCTTCACGCTGGCCGTGCTCGCGGCCTCGCTCATCGCCGGCCTGCTCGGCGCCCTGCTCGGGATCGGCGGCGGCATGATCCTCGTGCCCTTCCTGGCCATCGTCATGCACGTCGACATCCGCCTGGCCATCGGCGCGAGCCTCGTCTCGGTCATCGCGACCTCGAGCGGGGCCGCGATCGCCTACCTCAAGGACCGGATCACCAACGTCCGGATCGGCATGTTCCTCGAGGTCGGCACCACCACGGGCGCCCTGGTCGGCGCGACGATCGCGGGCTTCGCCCCCGCCTCGGTCCTGGCCCTGGTCTTCGGCCTGGTGCTCACCTACTCGGCCTACCAGATGCTCCAGGCGCGGCACCAGGAAACGCCCCCCCTCGTCTCCAGCCCCGCAGCCGAGCGCCTCAAGCTCGCGAGCTCCTACTACGACCCCGCGCTCGAGCGGCACGTCGAATACGGGGTGAGCGGCGTCTGGCCGAGCCTCGGCGTCATGGGGATCGCAGGCGCCCTCTCGGGGCTGCTGGGGATCGGCAGCGGGGTCTTCAAGGTGCTCGCCATGGACCTGTTCATGAAGCTGCCCCTCAAGGTGTCGAGCACCACCTCCAACTTCATGATCGGCGTGACGGGGGCCGCCTCGGCCGGCGTCTACTTCTTCCGGGGCGACATCAACCCGTACCTGGCAGCTCCCGTGGCGCTCGGCGTGCTCACGGGCTCCATGCTGGGCGCCAAGCTCCTGGTGCGGATGAAGAGCGAGCGCCTGCGCCAGATCTTCGTGGTCGTGGTGGTGTTCGCCGCCCTCCAGATGATGTGGCGCGGCCTCTCGGGGCTGTTTGGAGGGTGGCATGGCTAGGCCCGGCGAGCACCCCATGGAGCATGCGCTCGCGAGGCTGCTCGCGTTCGGCGTCTACCTGAGCGCCGCGATCATCTTCGCGGGGCTCGGCTGGTCCTGGGCCATGCGCCTGGCGGGCCACCCCCGCCCCGAGGTGGACCTGAGCCGGGTGAACCCCGCGGCGGTGCCGCACACCCTGCCGCAGCTGATCCACGGCATTCAGGCCGGCGACCCCATCGCCCTGATGGGCCTCGGCATCCTGCTTCTGATCCTCACCCCCACGCTGAGGGTCGTGACCTCGCTGGTGCTGTTCATCAAGCAGCGGGACTGGCTCTACACGCTCATCTGCACCTTCGTGCTCGCCATGCTCCTCATCGGGATGGCGCTGGGTGCCCACGAGTAAACCGTGCCAGGCGTGAAGCGGCCGCCTCGAGCAGCCCCTCCGCCTTCGCCATCGCCGCCTCGAGCGAGATGGGGCCCGCCACCAGCGGCAAGGCGGCTCCTCCCGCCTTCGCCAGCAGCGCCTCGCCCTCGGGGGTGAGGACGCCCGCGATCGCGAAGAGCGGGATCCCCCGCGCCCGGCAGCGCTCGGCGAGGCGACCCACCACCTTGCCCTCGAAGGACTGCGCATCCAGGCTCCCCTCGCCCGTGATCACGAGGCTCGCCCCTTCGAGGGCTTCATCCAGGCCGACCGCCTCGGCGATGAGGTCGAAGCCCGGGCGCACGGAGGCCCTCGCGATCGCAACCAGCGTCGCCGGCACGCCGCCTGCTGATCCCGTGCCCGGCCGCTCGTGAACCCGCACGCCGAACTGGCGTTCAAGCACCTCGGCCACCCGCGCAAGCGCCGCTTCCAGCACTCGAACCTGCTCGACGGACGCTCCCTTCTGGGGCGCGTAGACCGGGGCCGCCCCGCGCGGACCCAGGAGCGGGTTGGAGACATCCACCGCAAGCTCGATCCGCGCCGCGCCCAGCACCGGATGCGCCGCGCTCGCGTCGATGGCCGCGAGGCGCGAGAGGGCGCCACCGCCCGGCGGCAGCTCGACACCGCCAGCGTCGAGGAAGCGCACGCCCAGGGCCTGCAGCAGGCCGACCCCGGCATCCACCGTGGCGCTGCCCCCGAGCGCGAGGATGAGACGAGCGAAGGGCGCCTCGTCCCATGCCGCCGCGATGAGCTTTCCCACCCCCCGCGTGGTGGTGAGCAAGGGGTTCCGGAGCTCGACGGGCACCTGCACCAGGCCCGCTGCCGCCGAGAGCTCGACCACCACCGTCTTGCCGTCCGCCAGTCGAGCGTAGGGGGCGCGCAGGGGGCGGCCCAGGGCGTCGGTGACACGGGCCCAGCCGACGCTCCCCCCGGTCGCCGCCACCAGGGTCTCGACGACCCCCTCGCCGCCGTCCGAGAGGGGAAGCTCGTGGATCTCGTCCTGCGGGCGGACGCTACGCCAGCCCCGCGCCATGGCGCCCGCGGCCTCGCGCGCCGAGAGGCTGCCCTTGAAGGTGTCGGGGGCCACGAGCACGACGTCGGGCATGGGGTCCTCCCTGCGAGTTGCGGGCGATGCGGCCTTATTGTATGCAAAGCGGGCGTCTGTTACCATCGCGATCGCAGTCCTTGAACGGAGGCCCCCATGCCCATGCGCTTCCTCACCGCCGGAGAATCCCACGGCCCCATCCAGCTCGCCGTGGTCGAGGGCTACCCCGCGGGCGTGCCGCTCACCCCGGAGCCCATCGACCGCGAGCTGGGGCGCCGCCAGGGCGGCTACGGCCGGGGCCAGCGCATGAAGATCGAGCAGGACCGCGTCACCTTCCTCTCGGGGGTCCGAAACGGCCTGACCACCGGCGCCCCTATCACCATGCAGGTGCCCAACCGGGACCACGCCAACTGGAAGCTCGCCATGGACGCCTCCCCGGTCGATCCTTCCGACGCGGCGCGACTCGAGGCGATCGCGGCCAAGCGCATCACCAAGGTCCGCCCCGGCCACGCCGACTACCCCGGCGCCCGCAAGTACCGCCTCGACGACGTGCGCGACGTGCTCGAGCGCTCGAGCGCCCGGGAGACGACCGCCCGGGTCATGGTCGGAGCCCTCGCGGGAGTGCTCCTCGGTGAGTTCGGCATCCGGGTCGCCTCGCACGTGGTCGAGATCGGCACCGTCGCGGCCGACCGGGAGCGCCTCGACCCCGACTCCCTCGACGCCCTGATCGAGGCGACGGAGACCTCGCCGGTGCGCTGCGCGGATCCCGAGGCGAGCGCGCGAATGGTCGAGCTGATCGACCGGACCCGCTCGGCGGGCGACACCCTGGGCGGCGTGATCGAGGTGGTCGCCACCGGCCTGCCCGTGGGGCTCGGCAGCTACGCCCATTGGGATCGCCGGCTCGACGGCCTCCTGGCCCAGGCCCTCATGAGCATCCCCGCGGTCAAGGGGGTGGAGGTGGGCCTCGGGTTCGAGGCCGCCAGGCGCCCCGGCTCGCAGGTCCACGACCCCTTCTACCCCGGCTTCGAGCGAAAGACCAACCGCGCCGGCGGCCTGGAGGGCGGGGTCACCAGCGCTCAGCCGCTCGTCCTGCGCCTGGCCATGAAGCCCATCCCGACCCTCATCCACCCCTTGCCGAGCGTCCACCTGGACACCGGCGAGGCCGTCGAGGCCCACTTCGAGCGCTCGGACGTCTGCGCGGTCCCCGCCGCCGGCGTCGTCGCCGAGGCCATGGTCCGCTGGACGCTCGCCTGCGCCCTGCTCGACAAGCTCGGCGGGGACTCCCTGTCCGAGACCCGGGACCACTTCCGCACCCTCTTCCAAGAGACCAACCGCCGATGACCAAGATCCTCGTCCTCCACGGCCCCAACCTCAACATGCTCGGCGCGCGCGAGCCCGCCATCTACGGCACCACCACCCTCGCCCAGATCGACCGCGGCCTCGAGGCGCTCGCCGCCGAGCTGGGCGTGAGCATCACCTGCCGCCAGTCCAACCACGAGGGCTTCCTCATCGACTGGATCCAGGCCGCCCCGCACGAGGGCTACTCGGGCATCGTCATCAACCCGGGAGGCCTGACCCACACCAGCGTCAGCCTGCGCGACGCGCTCGCCGGAGCCGGCCTGCCCGTGGTCGAGGTCCACATGTCCAACACCCATGCCCGCGAGGAGTTCCGGCGCCATTCCTTCGTCTCGGGGATCGCCAAGGGCGTGATCACGGGCTTCGGCGCCGAGAGCTACCGGCTGGGCCTGCGCGCCATGCACCGCCTGCTCGAACCCTGATTCCGGCGCTCGCGCTTGCCCGCTTAAGAGCATCTTCGGCCAAACGGACGTTCCTGGAGCCCTGGCCCGGGGGCTATCCTGAAGCCACAGAGAGGTGGCCCTTCAGGAGGGCCGCATGGCGACACGCCCCACGACGCCCCCCCAGTCGCGCCGCCTGTCGGCGCTGCGCCGGCTCTTCGACGCGCAGGACCTGGATGCGCTGCTCGTCACCCATCTCCCCAACATCCGCTACCTGACGGGCTTCACCGGTACCGCCGCGCAGCTCGTCGTCACCCGCCATGCATGCCTGCTCGTGGTGGACTTCCGGTACTATCGGCAGGCCGCACGCGAGGCGCCGGGCTGCACCCCCGTCCAGTCCCACGGGGCGGGCTTCGAGGACGCCACCGTCGAGGCGATCCTGCTCTCGGGGGCCCGGCGCGTGGGCTTCGAGAGCGGTCACCTCACCTTCTGGGACCACGGCAGGCTCGAGGTCCGGCTGGGCAAGGCCGCGCGGCTCGTCCCCGCCGGCGGCCAGGTCGAGGCTCTGCGCCTCGTCAAGGACGCCCACGAGATCGAGGCCCTGCGCACCGCGAGCCGCCTGACCCGCGAGGCCCTCGAGACGGTCCTCGCCGAGCTGCGCCCCGACGACACCGAGGCCTCGATCGCAGCCCGGCTCGAGGCCCGGTTCCGCGAGACGAGCCTCGAGGGGGCCGCCTTCGACACCCTGGTCGCGAGCGGGGCGCGCTCGGCCCTGATCCACGCCCGCGTCAGCCCGCGCGCCGTGGGCAAGGGCGAGATGCTGCTCATCGACTGCGGGGCGTCCTACCATGGCTACAAGGCGGACATGAGTCGCACCGTCATGCCGGGGGGCAAGAGCAGGCGCTTCGAAGCGATCGAGGGCGCCGTGCGCGAGGCCCTCGAGAAGGTGATCGCGGCGATCCGCCCCGGGGCGGTGCTCGGCGAGCTGGATGCGATCGCCCGATCCGCGCTCGCCGAGCACGGGCTGGGCGAGGCCTTCGTCCACGGCCTGGGCCACGGGATCGGCCTCGAGGTCCACGAAGAGCCGTGGCTCGTCCCCGGCGAGCAGGGAGTTCTTGCCGCGGGAATGGCGATCGCCGTGGAGCCCGGCGTCTACCTGGAAGGGTGGGGAGGTGTCCGGCTCGAGGAGACGATCCTCGTCACCCCGAAAGGCTGCGAGGTCCTGACCCGAGGGCCCCGAGCGAGCGGGGTTACGGGTGTGCTATCATTGGACTGAATTTCGTCCTTGCCCCCAGCATCGACGCCGTCTCCCCCCGCGTCATACGCATCACGAGGAATCCCCAAGTATGATCTCGTCGAACGACCTGCGCCCCGGCACGACCATCGAGATGGACGGTGTCGCCTACACCGTCGTGGATTTCCAGCACGTCAAGCCCGGCAAGGGCGCAGCCTTCGTGCGTACCAAGCTCAAGAACATCAAGACCGGCAACACCAACGAAGTCACCTTCCGCGCCGGCGAGAAGATCGCCAAGGCGAACATGGAGAAGAAGGAATACCAGTACATGTACGTGACTGGTGACGACTTCAACTTCATGGACAACGAGACCTACGACCAGGTCGAGCTCAGCCGCGACAAGCTCGGCGACTCCGCCAAGTGGCTCAAGGAAGGCATGCAGGTCGAGATCCTGTACTTCCAGGGCGCGATCATGGGCGTGAGCATCCCCAACTTCGTCGAGCTCGAGATCATCGACACCCCCCCCGGCGTCAAGGGCGACACCGCCTCGGGCGGCGGCAAGCCCGCGACCCTCGAGGGCGGCGCCGTCGTTCAGGTGCCCTTCTTCGTCAACCAGGGCGACAAGATCCGCGTCGACACCCGCACCGGCGAGTACCTCGACCGAGTTTAACGCTTTCGCTCCGCTCGTCGTCGGCGGTGGCCAGGCCCGTGTCCGGGCAAGACGGCTTCGTCTTCGGCCACCGCCCATCCACTACCAAGGAGGCCCCCCGTTGGAACTCGGCATCTCCGACATCCGCTCCCTCATCGAACTCGTTGATTCCTCGTCCATCGGGGAGCTCACCCTCGAGAGCGGCAGCGTTCGCTTGCAGCTCAAGAAGGCCGTCGCCCCGCAGCCCGCGGTGATCGCAGCCCCCGTCCAGGTGGCCCAGGCTCCCGTGGCGGCTCCGGTCGTGGCCGCGGCCCCCGCGCCCGCCCCGGCCCCTGCCGCTCTTGCGGCCCCGGTCGAAGCGGCCCCCTCGGTCGCGCGCCACGTGGTCAAGTCGCCCATGGTCGGGACCTTCTACAGCGCGCCCTCGCCCGACGCCAAGCCCTACGCCTCGGTCGGCGATCGCGTCGAGGCCGGCCAGGTGATGTGCATCATCGAGGCCATGAAGCTGATGAACGAGATCGAGACCGAGGTCGCGGGCACCGTCTCCAAGGTCCTGGTCAAGAACGGCGAGCCCGTCGAGTTCGGGCAGCCCCTGTTCGAGATCGAGTAGCCCCGTGTTTCGCAAGATCCTGATCGCCAACCGCGGCGAGATCGCCCTGCGCGTCCTGCGCGCCTGCGAGGAGCTCGGCATCAAGACGGTCGTCGTCTACAGCGAGGCCGACCGCGACAGCCTGCCGGTCAAGCTCGCGGACGAGGCCTACTGCATCGGCCCGGCCCAGTCGCCCCAGAGCTACCTCAACATCCCGAACATCATCTCGGCGGCCGTCGTCTCGGGCGCCGAGGCCATCCACCCGGGCTACGGCTTCCTGGCCGAGAACGCGCGCTTCGCCCAGATCTGCCAGGACCACGGCATCAAGTTCATCGGGCCCAGCGCCGACGTCATCGAGGGAATGGGCGACAAGATCAACGCCAAGGACCTCATGAAGCGCGCCGGGGTGCCCACGGTGCCCGGCACCGACGGCCCCATCGAGGACATGGCCGAGGCCACGCGCCTGGCCGAGGAGATGGGCTTCCCCGTCATCATCAAGGCGGCCGCGGGCGGCGGCGGGCGCGGCATGCGCATCGTCCAGCACCCCGGCCAGTTCCAGGAGCAGGCGGATCTCGCGCAGCAGGAGGCGGTCGCTTCCTTCGGCAACGGCGCGGTCTACCTCGAGAAGTACCTGGAAGAGCCCCGCCACATCGAGTTCCAGGTGATCATGGACCAGCGCGGCAACGCCATCCACCTGGGCGAGCGCGACTGCTCGGTCCAGCGCCGTCACCAGAAGCTGCTCGAGGAGGCCCCCTCGCCGTCGCTCACCCCCGAGCTGCGCGAGAGGATGGGCAAGGACGCCATCAAGGCCGTGACCGCGCTCGCCTACGAGGGCGTGGGCACCGTCGAGTTCCTGCTCGACAAGCACGGCAACTACTACTTCATGGAGATCAACACCCGCATCCAGGTGGAGCACCCGGTCACCGAGCTGATCTCGCGGGTGGATCTCGTCCAGGAGCAGATCCGCATCGCCGCGGGCGCCCCCCTCTCGCTCAAGCAGGAGGACGTGCGCCTGATGGGTCACGCCATCGAGTGCCGCATCAACGCGGAGGACCCGGACAAGGGCTTCCGCCCGAGCCCCGGCACGATCACGGCCTACCTGACGCCGGGCGGCCCCGGCGTGCGCGTCGACTCCCACGTCTACCCCGGCTACACCATCCCGCCGTACTACGACTCGATGGTCGCCAAGCTCGTCGTCTGGGCCGAGGACAGGCCCAAGGCGATCGCGCGCATGCAGCGCGCGCTCGGCGAGTACGCCATCACCGGGGTCAAGACCACCATCCCGCTCCACCAGAAGATCCTGGATAACGCATTCTTCCGCAAGGGGGAGGTCTACACCAACTTCCTGCCCCGGCGGATCCTCGGAGGTTAGTTTTGAATACCCGTCGTGTCGCCAGAGAACTGGCGCTGCTCACCCTCTCGCAGGTCAAGCCGACCGACGCCAAGCCGGCACTGGCCGACCTGATGGGCCGCGCGGCCGCCATGCTCGCGAGCGAGGCCCGCGAGCACCTCAACTCCGCCTGCGCGACGCTCGCGCGGGTGCGCGACGAGCTCAGCCGCCTCAACAGCGAGGAGTTCGGCCCCGAGCTGGTCCACGAGATGACGCGCGGCGCCATCGTCGGCGGCCGCGGCGACGAGCTGGACGCGGGCGCCATCGAGAAGACGGCCCTCATGTTCTGGCGCCGCGCCAAGGAGCAGGAGGCCATGCCCGAGCTGACCCAGGGTCTGCTCGAGACCTCCATCCCCGAGGCGATCGCGGGCATCGAGCAGGTGCAGGAAGCCGCCGATCTGCTCGCGTGGGCGCTCGAGTGGCCCGCCATGGCCGCCATGGCCGACG is part of the Pantanalinema sp. genome and harbors:
- a CDS encoding LEA type 2 family protein, which encodes MRLATPILMSGMLVTTALAGCSGLSDFITERQAITKAEFSFERVELQHMDVPVVTPNAKADLRVILKVKNPNAVTARLDRLDYEVYMEGHQVGAGAMTEDFSVEAGGSKELPLPVAVPYAGLPEPTLQAILARRAQFRIKGISHVSTPLGRLDYPFEVEHTATF
- a CDS encoding MarR family transcriptional regulator produces the protein MSMTQHQAEVLEVPLSKVLRFLGQCRAEATKARALTPSQLGVLRLLNMGGECRMSDVAAAMALSNSACTAMADQLEKRGLVRRRTDPEDRRSVQVAITPEGRAMLQAMLAEIHGALAERLDRLNAADRVRVIEGFEALARVIDEG
- a CDS encoding sulfite exporter TauE/SafE family protein: MDPLLFTLAVLAASLIAGLLGALLGIGGGMILVPFLAIVMHVDIRLAIGASLVSVIATSSGAAIAYLKDRITNVRIGMFLEVGTTTGALVGATIAGFAPASVLALVFGLVLTYSAYQMLQARHQETPPLVSSPAAERLKLASSYYDPALERHVEYGVSGVWPSLGVMGIAGALSGLLGIGSGVFKVLAMDLFMKLPLKVSSTTSNFMIGVTGAASAGVYFFRGDINPYLAAPVALGVLTGSMLGAKLLVRMKSERLRQIFVVVVVFAALQMMWRGLSGLFGGWHG
- a CDS encoding DUF1634 domain-containing protein, giving the protein MARPGEHPMEHALARLLAFGVYLSAAIIFAGLGWSWAMRLAGHPRPEVDLSRVNPAAVPHTLPQLIHGIQAGDPIALMGLGILLLILTPTLRVVTSLVLFIKQRDWLYTLICTFVLAMLLIGMALGAHE
- a CDS encoding glycerate kinase, translating into MPDVVLVAPDTFKGSLSAREAAGAMARGWRSVRPQDEIHELPLSDGGEGVVETLVAATGGSVGWARVTDALGRPLRAPYARLADGKTVVVELSAAAGLVQVPVELRNPLLTTTRGVGKLIAAAWDEAPFARLILALGGSATVDAGVGLLQALGVRFLDAGGVELPPGGGALSRLAAIDASAAHPVLGAARIELAVDVSNPLLGPRGAAPVYAPQKGASVEQVRVLEAALARVAEVLERQFGVRVHERPGTGSAGGVPATLVAIARASVRPGFDLIAEAVGLDEALEGASLVITGEGSLDAQSFEGKVVGRLAERCRARGIPLFAIAGVLTPEGEALLAKAGGAALPLVAGPISLEAAMAKAEGLLEAAASRLARFTRGHPAPSR
- the aroC gene encoding chorismate synthase, with translation MPMRFLTAGESHGPIQLAVVEGYPAGVPLTPEPIDRELGRRQGGYGRGQRMKIEQDRVTFLSGVRNGLTTGAPITMQVPNRDHANWKLAMDASPVDPSDAARLEAIAAKRITKVRPGHADYPGARKYRLDDVRDVLERSSARETTARVMVGALAGVLLGEFGIRVASHVVEIGTVAADRERLDPDSLDALIEATETSPVRCADPEASARMVELIDRTRSAGDTLGGVIEVVATGLPVGLGSYAHWDRRLDGLLAQALMSIPAVKGVEVGLGFEAARRPGSQVHDPFYPGFERKTNRAGGLEGGVTSAQPLVLRLAMKPIPTLIHPLPSVHLDTGEAVEAHFERSDVCAVPAAGVVAEAMVRWTLACALLDKLGGDSLSETRDHFRTLFQETNRR
- the aroQ gene encoding type II 3-dehydroquinate dehydratase, with the protein product MTKILVLHGPNLNMLGAREPAIYGTTTLAQIDRGLEALAAELGVSITCRQSNHEGFLIDWIQAAPHEGYSGIVINPGGLTHTSVSLRDALAGAGLPVVEVHMSNTHAREEFRRHSFVSGIAKGVITGFGAESYRLGLRAMHRLLEP
- a CDS encoding Xaa-Pro peptidase family protein, which codes for MATRPTTPPQSRRLSALRRLFDAQDLDALLVTHLPNIRYLTGFTGTAAQLVVTRHACLLVVDFRYYRQAAREAPGCTPVQSHGAGFEDATVEAILLSGARRVGFESGHLTFWDHGRLEVRLGKAARLVPAGGQVEALRLVKDAHEIEALRTASRLTREALETVLAELRPDDTEASIAARLEARFRETSLEGAAFDTLVASGARSALIHARVSPRAVGKGEMLLIDCGASYHGYKADMSRTVMPGGKSRRFEAIEGAVREALEKVIAAIRPGAVLGELDAIARSALAEHGLGEAFVHGLGHGIGLEVHEEPWLVPGEQGVLAAGMAIAVEPGVYLEGWGGVRLEETILVTPKGCEVLTRGPRASGVTGVLSLD
- the efp gene encoding elongation factor P, giving the protein MISSNDLRPGTTIEMDGVAYTVVDFQHVKPGKGAAFVRTKLKNIKTGNTNEVTFRAGEKIAKANMEKKEYQYMYVTGDDFNFMDNETYDQVELSRDKLGDSAKWLKEGMQVEILYFQGAIMGVSIPNFVELEIIDTPPGVKGDTASGGGKPATLEGGAVVQVPFFVNQGDKIRVDTRTGEYLDRV
- the accB gene encoding acetyl-CoA carboxylase biotin carboxyl carrier protein codes for the protein MELGISDIRSLIELVDSSSIGELTLESGSVRLQLKKAVAPQPAVIAAPVQVAQAPVAAPVVAAAPAPAPAPAALAAPVEAAPSVARHVVKSPMVGTFYSAPSPDAKPYASVGDRVEAGQVMCIIEAMKLMNEIETEVAGTVSKVLVKNGEPVEFGQPLFEIE
- the accC gene encoding acetyl-CoA carboxylase biotin carboxylase subunit; amino-acid sequence: MFRKILIANRGEIALRVLRACEELGIKTVVVYSEADRDSLPVKLADEAYCIGPAQSPQSYLNIPNIISAAVVSGAEAIHPGYGFLAENARFAQICQDHGIKFIGPSADVIEGMGDKINAKDLMKRAGVPTVPGTDGPIEDMAEATRLAEEMGFPVIIKAAAGGGGRGMRIVQHPGQFQEQADLAQQEAVASFGNGAVYLEKYLEEPRHIEFQVIMDQRGNAIHLGERDCSVQRRHQKLLEEAPSPSLTPELRERMGKDAIKAVTALAYEGVGTVEFLLDKHGNYYFMEINTRIQVEHPVTELISRVDLVQEQIRIAAGAPLSLKQEDVRLMGHAIECRINAEDPDKGFRPSPGTITAYLTPGGPGVRVDSHVYPGYTIPPYYDSMVAKLVVWAEDRPKAIARMQRALGEYAITGVKTTIPLHQKILDNAFFRKGEVYTNFLPRRILGG